One part of the Phoenix dactylifera cultivar Barhee BC4 chromosome 4, palm_55x_up_171113_PBpolish2nd_filt_p, whole genome shotgun sequence genome encodes these proteins:
- the LOC103722881 gene encoding uncharacterized protein LOC103722881 isoform X3 translates to MENPCGDRPDDLEITSIGSLYRGPWDKKYWSCSRGKDRYPYPVGYHAVRTHGGNICRMEIHEGPKGPLFVVTSTDGDCSTGQTPDIAWEQFQKKCSPRVKNWHGKRFSSKIDGVELFGFRNPFVQRLLRELVANVSGAAEHNFLSPYSNNRASKLDHEIQIQDAHTYPDLLLYLEKQQSTRKRSTKSKNSTKSLQKEARAKRICCDTGGGTSKQLRGFCSRATINGTKHCQEEHFSLSKSKCPTIHDTPNHFTYTPKGSTGALNDVTLEPDDTEGEGNGRNTGFATSVNNCSEHEDLGNSLLQETPVVEGDCSPFLGEGEQPAEVGNSDCVVEKHVISCEESKLEDCVDSRFTCPDSPPSNAENTLLDRSGDAQLEQGDSKDRSVDIHLEQGYSKDNDGEIPVLKMSASICVPDTCDAAKGDIAGFTSACCKGSPCSMKSEPAATKLMLRTSTSYDLEVISRTMPHISKHSSSKCVHPMQEEVWHYVKSSPDDALSKGMIKDSLPEVGSSSGSSGPGSEKNDLDLSRQELARSMMVFLLPQAVPLLKKTYVKRRSRHQNQEAKIDPSSILSRANSAEQKIGDCLTANVFQDNLGAGMLLQESENIHERKNDLYTLLNVNFQEKMTKTEHLVTGCTTNELLTNSGRSKDIKSIIPDSFEDDQYGHDTTIKRPSPTGFDDADDAPAVEIKQNIDASESLLNDAGGVREPSDCLIRTNECDGGAMLINELEKGENLLSDSLVAFLEEEFNDECMNGGEKKSSPGPCLNVNCTDDMMSLDPAFVKHDNSQHFISESMVKAEKEILISECMPQHISLGNGEANHFEQDPPASTPDFNNFGEKGIHEIVEPLEKGLKNSSQHDLVIFGVCSTVESRDVNIRKQVGWLHGQTVISGKGDSSICIPDAVLPTNGLPHDCGKAGKLLHSPHSTRKYDIPLSESIICRNCDSNALEACFAPKTFGTVEDGHSRPTKNIPNTDILFANEIDIDEHVHITNKMENTSTSAATLSTACPVFSQIQDGVRNVTGYKKFSNFSDPSLSCSTKNHADSISKLHSSKEFCIPQVQNVLEQSRNDVLGALSSSNKSPPTELTVSADCQVLLHDHLYQRNKFDAKSKKEFRDSMELVGCYLHPNPVLSIFLISKEDFLQICVLCGLLEGNDRYLFIYTVPRQEQSESCPSFIGYTSLVFPLFKGPSNGKIPYERSGLQFTPDGQSLVFLNSIRAPHCREQNVSCLCSMCRLGCSEENAVKVVQVKFGYVSPVIKLTTVERLSCLLVCEPNYLIAVEESGRLHVWIMNSTWSGKLEEFMLPSFDHIAPKVLELKRIPKHDFLIVGHNGIGGFGL, encoded by the exons ATGGAGAATCCTTGCGGCGATAGGCCGGACGACCTCGAGATCACCTCCATTGGATCCCTATATCGCGGCCCCTGGGACAAGAAATACTGGAGCTGCTCTAGG GGCAAAGACCGCTACCCTTATCCAGTTGGCTATCATGCTGTTCGAACTCATGGCGGGAACATATGCAGGATGGAAATTCATGAAGGTCCCAAAGGGCCTCTTTTTGTG GTCACTTCCACTGATGGAGATTGTTCTACTGGGCAGACTCCTGATATTGCATGGGAGCAGTTTCAGAAAAAATGTAGTCCTAGAGTCAAAAATTGGCACGGGAAGAGGTTTTCTTCGAAGATAGATGGGGTTGAG CTTTTTGGGTTCAGAAATCCATTTGTACAGCGACTTCTTCGTGAGCTTGTTGCAAATGTCAGTGGAGCGGCAGAACACAACTTCTTGTCCCCATATTCTAACAACAGAGCTTCAAAGTTAGACCatgaaattcaaattcaagaTGCTCATACATATCCAGATTTACTTTTATACTTGGAAAAGCAGCAgagcacaagaaaaagaagtacAAAGAGCAAAAATTCTACTAAAAGCCTTCAAAAGGAAGCAAGAGCTAAAAGAATCTGTTGTGATACAGGAGGTGGTACTTCTAAACAACTACGTGGTTTTTGTTCTCGTGCTACAATTAACGGCacaaaacattgtcaggaagaaCATTTCTCCTTGTCTAAGTCTAAATGTCCCACAATTCATGATACTCCAAATCATTTTACTTACACACCAAAAGGTAGTACTGGTGCTCTGAATGATGTAACGCTTGAGCCAGATGATACTGAGGGTGAAGGTAATGGTAGAAATACTGGATTTGCTACTTCAGTGAATAACTGTTCAGAACATGAGGATCTAGGAAATTCATTACTACAAGAGACTCCTGTAGTTGAGGGAGACTGTAGTCCCTTTCTGGGTGAAGGTGAGCAACCGGCAGAAGTGGGGAACTCTGATTGCGTTGTTGAGAAGCATGTTATTTCCTGCGAGGAAAGCAAGCTAGAAGATTGTGTAGATTCCAGATTCACATGTCCAGACAGTCCGCCTTCTAATGCAGAAAATACGCTG CTTGATAGGTCAGGGGATGCCCAATTGGAACAAGGGGACTCAAAAGATAGGTCAGTAGACATCCACTTGGAACAAGGGTATTCAAAAGATAATGATGGAGAAATTCCAGTTCTGAAAATGTCTGCAAGTATCTGTGTTCCTGATACATGTGATGCTGCAAAAG GCGATATTGCTGGTTTTACTTCAGCGTGTTGCAAGGGAAGTCCCTGCAGCATGAAGAGTGAGCCTGCTGCAACCAAGCTAATGTTGAGAACCTCCACATCTTATGACTTGGAGGTAATATCTAGAACTATGCCACACATAAGTAAGCACAGCTCTTCAAAATGTGTGCATCCCATGCAAGAAGAGGTATGGCACTATGTGAAAAGCTCGCCAGATGATGCTCTTTCAAAAGGAATGATAAAGGATTCACTTCCAGAGGTTGGCTCATCTTCTGGATCTTCAGGTCCAGGTtcagaaaaaaatgatttagatTTATCCAGGCAAGAATTGGCAAGATCCATGATGGTGTTTTTGCTTCCACAAGCTGTTCCCCTACTTAAGAAGACTTATGTGAAACGGAGGTCAAGACATCAGAATCAGGAAGCCAAGATTGATCCTTCTTCCATTTTGTCCAGGGCAAATTCTGCAGAACAAAAGATTGGTGATTGCCTGACTGCTAATGTATTTCAAG ACAATCTAGGAGCTGGAATGCTTCTCCAGGAATcagagaacattcatgaaagaaAGAATGACCTTTACACATTACTAAATGTCAATTTCCAAGAGAAAATGACCAAAACGGAGCACCTTGTTACTGGTTGCACGACCAATGAACTATTAACTAACAGTGGAAGATCGAAAGATATCAAATCCATTATTCCAGATAGCTTTGAGGATGATCAATATGGGCATGATACTACTATTAAGAGACCTTCACCTACTGGGTTTGATGACGCAGATGATGCACCTGCTGTTGAAATTAAACAAAATATTGATGCTTCTGAGTCACTTTTAAATGATGCAGGAGGGGTTAGAGAGCCTTCTGATTGTCTTATTAGAACTAATGAATGTGATGGAGGAGCTATGCTGATAAATGAACTTGAGAAGGGTGAGAATCTATTATCTGATTCTCTTGTGGCCTTTTTGGAAGAAGAATTTAATGATGAATGCATGAAtgggggagaaaaaaaatctagtccTGGCCCTTGCTTAAATGTGAACTGTACTGATGACATGATGTCCTTGGATCCTGCTTTTGTTAAGCATGATAATTCTCAGCACTTTATTAGTGAATCTATGGTTAAAGCTGAAAAAGAAATTTTGATTTCTGAATGTATGCCACAACATATTTCTTTAGGAAATGGTGAAGCTAACCATTTTGAGCAAGATCCTCCTGCTTCAACTCCTGATTTTAACAATTTTGGAGAAAAGGGAATTCATGAGATTGTAGAGCCCTTAGAGAAAGGCCTCAAAAATTCAAGTCAGCATGACCTGGTCATCTTTGGAGTATGTTCTACTGTAGAGTCCAGAGATGTTAATATTAGAAAACAAGTAGGCTGGCTGCATGGACAGACAGTAATTTCTGGCAAGGGTGATTCTTCAATTTGTATACCAGATGCAGTACTTCCAACTAACGGACTCCCACATGACTGTGGCAAGGCAGGAAAGCTTTTACACTCACCTCATTCGACTAGAAAATACGATATTCCTCTTTCAGAAAGTATAATTTGCAGAAATTGTGATAGCAATGCCCTTGAGGCATGTTTTGCTCCTAAGACATTTGGGACAGTAGAAGACGGTCATTCCAGGCCTACAAAAAATATTCCAAATACAGATATATTATTTGCTAATGAGATTGACATCGATGAACATGTACATATTACAAACAAAATGGAGAATACCAGCACATCTGCTGCCACCTTATCTACTGCTTGTCCTGTTTTTTCTCAAATTCAAGATGGGGTGAGGAATGTCACTGGATATAAAAAATTCTCCAACTTCAGTGATCCTTCCCTTTCATGTTCTACCAAGAATCATGCAGATTCTATCAGTAAGCTTCATTCATCCAAGGAGTTCTGCATACCACAGGTCCAGAATGTGCTTGAACAGAGCAGAAATGATGTGCTGGGAGCTCTTTCTTCTTCGAATAAGAGCCCACCTACAGAATTAACCGTTAGTGCTGATTGTCAAGTTCTTTTACATGACCATCTGTACCAGAGAAATAAGTTTGATGCAAAGTCAAAAAAGGAGTTCAGAGACTCAATGGAGCTTGTAGGCTGCTATTTACATCCAAACCCTGTCTTGTCTATATTCTTAATATCAAAGGAGGATTTTTTACAGATTTGTGTGTTGTGTGGCCTTTTGGAGGGCAATGATAGAtatcttttcatatatactgtTCCTCGTCAGGAGCAAAGTGAAAGTTGCCCTTCTTTTATTGGTTACACATCACTTGTGTTTCCTCTCTTTAAAGGACCCTCTAATGGAAAA ATACCATATGAAAGATCAGGGTTGCAGTTCACTCCTGATGGGCAATCCCTTGTTTTTCTTAACAGTATCAGAGCACCTCATTGCAG GGAACAAAACGTCAGTTGTTTGTGCTCGATGTGCAGATTGGGTTGTTCTGAGGAAAATGCTGTGAAAGTTGTACAAGTAAAATTTGGTTATGTTTCTCCAGTGATTAAATTAACAACAGTTGAGAGACTTTCCTGCTTATTAGTATGTGAGCCAAATTACCTTATAGCTGTTGAGGAGAGCGGGAGACTGCATGTTTGGATAATGAACTCCACATGGAG TGGAAAATTGGAGGAGTTCATGCTACCGAGTTTTGATCACATAGCGCCTAAGGTATTGGAGCTCAAAAGAATACCAAAGCACGACTTCCTTATTGTTGGTCATAATGGTATAGGTGGCTTTGGCTTGTG A
- the LOC103722881 gene encoding uncharacterized protein LOC103722881 isoform X1: MENPCGDRPDDLEITSIGSLYRGPWDKKYWSCSRGKDRYPYPVGYHAVRTHGGNICRMEIHEGPKGPLFVVTSTDGDCSTGQTPDIAWEQFQKKCSPRVKNWHGKRFSSKIDGVELFGFRNPFVQRLLRELVANVSGAAEHNFLSPYSNNRASKLDHEIQIQDAHTYPDLLLYLEKQQSTRKRSTKSKNSTKSLQKEARAKRICCDTGGGTSKQLRGFCSRATINGTKHCQEEHFSLSKSKCPTIHDTPNHFTYTPKGSTGALNDVTLEPDDTEGEGNGRNTGFATSVNNCSEHEDLGNSLLQETPVVEGDCSPFLGEGEQPAEVGNSDCVVEKHVISCEESKLEDCVDSRFTCPDSPPSNAENTLLDRSGDAQLEQGDSKDRSVDIHLEQGYSKDNDGEIPVLKMSASICVPDTCDAAKGDIAGFTSACCKGSPCSMKSEPAATKLMLRTSTSYDLEVISRTMPHISKHSSSKCVHPMQEEVWHYVKSSPDDALSKGMIKDSLPEVGSSSGSSGPGSEKNDLDLSRQELARSMMVFLLPQAVPLLKKTYVKRRSRHQNQEAKIDPSSILSRANSAEQKIGDCLTANVFQDNLGAGMLLQESENIHERKNDLYTLLNVNFQEKMTKTEHLVTGCTTNELLTNSGRSKDIKSIIPDSFEDDQYGHDTTIKRPSPTGFDDADDAPAVEIKQNIDASESLLNDAGGVREPSDCLIRTNECDGGAMLINELEKGENLLSDSLVAFLEEEFNDECMNGGEKKSSPGPCLNVNCTDDMMSLDPAFVKHDNSQHFISESMVKAEKEILISECMPQHISLGNGEANHFEQDPPASTPDFNNFGEKGIHEIVEPLEKGLKNSSQHDLVIFGVCSTVESRDVNIRKQVGWLHGQTVISGKGDSSICIPDAVLPTNGLPHDCGKAGKLLHSPHSTRKYDIPLSESIICRNCDSNALEACFAPKTFGTVEDGHSRPTKNIPNTDILFANEIDIDEHVHITNKMENTSTSAATLSTACPVFSQIQDGVRNVTGYKKFSNFSDPSLSCSTKNHADSISKLHSSKEFCIPQVQNVLEQSRNDVLGALSSSNKSPPTELTVSADCQVLLHDHLYQRNKFDAKSKKEFRDSMELVGCYLHPNPVLSIFLISKEDFLQICVLCGLLEGNDRYLFIYTVPRQEQSESCPSFIGYTSLVFPLFKGPSNGKIPYERSGLQFTPDGQSLVFLNSIRAPHCREQNVSCLCSMCRLGCSEENAVKVVQVKFGYVSPVIKLTTVERLSCLLVCEPNYLIAVEESGRLHVWIMNSTWSGKLEEFMLPSFDHIAPKVLELKRIPKHDFLIVGHNGIGGFGLWDISRQVLLAKFSAPGHMIFQILPVGVFSLQNKGILATSLEIKEHMKETANNWATEAVEDSFLLTSGENVAVWVLISAVSDLEAQHHRLVKEPCASSVGCWRLALLANNMVVVGSVLDPRASALDASADHGIIGTFEGLLYKWELSTGKKVATMHSFKCGSVSCIAVDAQSGVVAVAGDKCQLLLYTQQRGELQS, encoded by the exons ATGGAGAATCCTTGCGGCGATAGGCCGGACGACCTCGAGATCACCTCCATTGGATCCCTATATCGCGGCCCCTGGGACAAGAAATACTGGAGCTGCTCTAGG GGCAAAGACCGCTACCCTTATCCAGTTGGCTATCATGCTGTTCGAACTCATGGCGGGAACATATGCAGGATGGAAATTCATGAAGGTCCCAAAGGGCCTCTTTTTGTG GTCACTTCCACTGATGGAGATTGTTCTACTGGGCAGACTCCTGATATTGCATGGGAGCAGTTTCAGAAAAAATGTAGTCCTAGAGTCAAAAATTGGCACGGGAAGAGGTTTTCTTCGAAGATAGATGGGGTTGAG CTTTTTGGGTTCAGAAATCCATTTGTACAGCGACTTCTTCGTGAGCTTGTTGCAAATGTCAGTGGAGCGGCAGAACACAACTTCTTGTCCCCATATTCTAACAACAGAGCTTCAAAGTTAGACCatgaaattcaaattcaagaTGCTCATACATATCCAGATTTACTTTTATACTTGGAAAAGCAGCAgagcacaagaaaaagaagtacAAAGAGCAAAAATTCTACTAAAAGCCTTCAAAAGGAAGCAAGAGCTAAAAGAATCTGTTGTGATACAGGAGGTGGTACTTCTAAACAACTACGTGGTTTTTGTTCTCGTGCTACAATTAACGGCacaaaacattgtcaggaagaaCATTTCTCCTTGTCTAAGTCTAAATGTCCCACAATTCATGATACTCCAAATCATTTTACTTACACACCAAAAGGTAGTACTGGTGCTCTGAATGATGTAACGCTTGAGCCAGATGATACTGAGGGTGAAGGTAATGGTAGAAATACTGGATTTGCTACTTCAGTGAATAACTGTTCAGAACATGAGGATCTAGGAAATTCATTACTACAAGAGACTCCTGTAGTTGAGGGAGACTGTAGTCCCTTTCTGGGTGAAGGTGAGCAACCGGCAGAAGTGGGGAACTCTGATTGCGTTGTTGAGAAGCATGTTATTTCCTGCGAGGAAAGCAAGCTAGAAGATTGTGTAGATTCCAGATTCACATGTCCAGACAGTCCGCCTTCTAATGCAGAAAATACGCTG CTTGATAGGTCAGGGGATGCCCAATTGGAACAAGGGGACTCAAAAGATAGGTCAGTAGACATCCACTTGGAACAAGGGTATTCAAAAGATAATGATGGAGAAATTCCAGTTCTGAAAATGTCTGCAAGTATCTGTGTTCCTGATACATGTGATGCTGCAAAAG GCGATATTGCTGGTTTTACTTCAGCGTGTTGCAAGGGAAGTCCCTGCAGCATGAAGAGTGAGCCTGCTGCAACCAAGCTAATGTTGAGAACCTCCACATCTTATGACTTGGAGGTAATATCTAGAACTATGCCACACATAAGTAAGCACAGCTCTTCAAAATGTGTGCATCCCATGCAAGAAGAGGTATGGCACTATGTGAAAAGCTCGCCAGATGATGCTCTTTCAAAAGGAATGATAAAGGATTCACTTCCAGAGGTTGGCTCATCTTCTGGATCTTCAGGTCCAGGTtcagaaaaaaatgatttagatTTATCCAGGCAAGAATTGGCAAGATCCATGATGGTGTTTTTGCTTCCACAAGCTGTTCCCCTACTTAAGAAGACTTATGTGAAACGGAGGTCAAGACATCAGAATCAGGAAGCCAAGATTGATCCTTCTTCCATTTTGTCCAGGGCAAATTCTGCAGAACAAAAGATTGGTGATTGCCTGACTGCTAATGTATTTCAAG ACAATCTAGGAGCTGGAATGCTTCTCCAGGAATcagagaacattcatgaaagaaAGAATGACCTTTACACATTACTAAATGTCAATTTCCAAGAGAAAATGACCAAAACGGAGCACCTTGTTACTGGTTGCACGACCAATGAACTATTAACTAACAGTGGAAGATCGAAAGATATCAAATCCATTATTCCAGATAGCTTTGAGGATGATCAATATGGGCATGATACTACTATTAAGAGACCTTCACCTACTGGGTTTGATGACGCAGATGATGCACCTGCTGTTGAAATTAAACAAAATATTGATGCTTCTGAGTCACTTTTAAATGATGCAGGAGGGGTTAGAGAGCCTTCTGATTGTCTTATTAGAACTAATGAATGTGATGGAGGAGCTATGCTGATAAATGAACTTGAGAAGGGTGAGAATCTATTATCTGATTCTCTTGTGGCCTTTTTGGAAGAAGAATTTAATGATGAATGCATGAAtgggggagaaaaaaaatctagtccTGGCCCTTGCTTAAATGTGAACTGTACTGATGACATGATGTCCTTGGATCCTGCTTTTGTTAAGCATGATAATTCTCAGCACTTTATTAGTGAATCTATGGTTAAAGCTGAAAAAGAAATTTTGATTTCTGAATGTATGCCACAACATATTTCTTTAGGAAATGGTGAAGCTAACCATTTTGAGCAAGATCCTCCTGCTTCAACTCCTGATTTTAACAATTTTGGAGAAAAGGGAATTCATGAGATTGTAGAGCCCTTAGAGAAAGGCCTCAAAAATTCAAGTCAGCATGACCTGGTCATCTTTGGAGTATGTTCTACTGTAGAGTCCAGAGATGTTAATATTAGAAAACAAGTAGGCTGGCTGCATGGACAGACAGTAATTTCTGGCAAGGGTGATTCTTCAATTTGTATACCAGATGCAGTACTTCCAACTAACGGACTCCCACATGACTGTGGCAAGGCAGGAAAGCTTTTACACTCACCTCATTCGACTAGAAAATACGATATTCCTCTTTCAGAAAGTATAATTTGCAGAAATTGTGATAGCAATGCCCTTGAGGCATGTTTTGCTCCTAAGACATTTGGGACAGTAGAAGACGGTCATTCCAGGCCTACAAAAAATATTCCAAATACAGATATATTATTTGCTAATGAGATTGACATCGATGAACATGTACATATTACAAACAAAATGGAGAATACCAGCACATCTGCTGCCACCTTATCTACTGCTTGTCCTGTTTTTTCTCAAATTCAAGATGGGGTGAGGAATGTCACTGGATATAAAAAATTCTCCAACTTCAGTGATCCTTCCCTTTCATGTTCTACCAAGAATCATGCAGATTCTATCAGTAAGCTTCATTCATCCAAGGAGTTCTGCATACCACAGGTCCAGAATGTGCTTGAACAGAGCAGAAATGATGTGCTGGGAGCTCTTTCTTCTTCGAATAAGAGCCCACCTACAGAATTAACCGTTAGTGCTGATTGTCAAGTTCTTTTACATGACCATCTGTACCAGAGAAATAAGTTTGATGCAAAGTCAAAAAAGGAGTTCAGAGACTCAATGGAGCTTGTAGGCTGCTATTTACATCCAAACCCTGTCTTGTCTATATTCTTAATATCAAAGGAGGATTTTTTACAGATTTGTGTGTTGTGTGGCCTTTTGGAGGGCAATGATAGAtatcttttcatatatactgtTCCTCGTCAGGAGCAAAGTGAAAGTTGCCCTTCTTTTATTGGTTACACATCACTTGTGTTTCCTCTCTTTAAAGGACCCTCTAATGGAAAA ATACCATATGAAAGATCAGGGTTGCAGTTCACTCCTGATGGGCAATCCCTTGTTTTTCTTAACAGTATCAGAGCACCTCATTGCAG GGAACAAAACGTCAGTTGTTTGTGCTCGATGTGCAGATTGGGTTGTTCTGAGGAAAATGCTGTGAAAGTTGTACAAGTAAAATTTGGTTATGTTTCTCCAGTGATTAAATTAACAACAGTTGAGAGACTTTCCTGCTTATTAGTATGTGAGCCAAATTACCTTATAGCTGTTGAGGAGAGCGGGAGACTGCATGTTTGGATAATGAACTCCACATGGAG TGGAAAATTGGAGGAGTTCATGCTACCGAGTTTTGATCACATAGCGCCTAAGGTATTGGAGCTCAAAAGAATACCAAAGCACGACTTCCTTATTGTTGGTCATAATGGTATAGGTGGCTTTGGCTTGTG GGATATCTCGAGGCAGGTTCTGCTAGCTAAGTTTTCAGCTCCAGGCCATATGATCTTCCAGATTCTTCCAGTTGGCGTATTCAGTTTACAGAATAAGGGCATTCTTGCAACCAGTTTGGAGATAAAGGAGCACATGAAAGAGACAGCAAATAACTGGGCCACTGAAGCTGTTGAAGACTCTTTTCTCTTGACATCAGGGGAAAATGTAGCTGTTTGGGTTCTAATTTCCGCTGTTTCGGACTTGGAGGCTCAACATCACCGTTTGGTGAAGGAACCATGCGCTAGTTCGGTTGGATGTTGGAGGCTAGCTCTTCTGGCAAACAATATGGTAGTTGTGGGAAGTGTGTTGGATCCCAG GGCTTCTGCACTAGATGCCTCAGCTGATCATGGGATTATTGGGACATTTGAAGGTCTATTGTACAAGTGGGAACTGTCTACTGGGAAAAAAGTGGCCACCATGCACTCTTTCAAAT GTGGAAGTGTGTCCTGTATCGCAGTTGATGCACAATCAGGTGTGGTGGCAGTGGCTGGTGATAAATGCCAGTTGCTGCTTTATACCCAACAGCGAGGGGAACTGCAAAGCTGA